From Anopheles funestus chromosome 3RL, idAnoFuneDA-416_04, whole genome shotgun sequence, a single genomic window includes:
- the LOC125771861 gene encoding acetyl-CoA carboxylase isoform X4 gives MLKRRASKRFVLAETGEESSWNTTADNDQMATPQQAPPVINLETAVPSGSTSASSSFSEDNGVNMLAGAGNDGLKVPLTNNLHLSVSGGLKPSMSHGTGLGLQRGQERDFVLSTTEEFVKKFNGTRVINKVLIANNGIAAVKCMRSIRRWSYEMFKNERAVRFVVMVTPEDLKANAEYIKMADHYVPVPGGSNNNNYANVELIVDIALRTQVQAVWAGWGHASENPKLPELLHKKSLVFLGPPERAMWALGDKVASSIVAQTAEIPTLPWSGSELKAQYSGKKIKISSELFARGCVTTSDQGLIAAGKIGFPVMIKASEGGGGKGIRRVDSPDEFPALFRQVQAEVPGSPIFVMKLARGARHLEVQLLADQYGNAISLFGRDCSIQRRHQKIIEEAPAVIADPAVFEEMEKAAVRLAKMVGYVSAGTVEYLYDSEGKYFFLELNPRLQVEHPCTEMVADVNLPACQLQIGMGIPLYRIKDIRLLYGENPWGSTVIDFDNPTQKPRPWGHVIAARITSENPDEGFKPSSGTVQELNFRSSKNVWGYFSVAASGGLHEFADSQFGHCFSWGENRQQARENLVIALKELSIRGDFRTTVEYLITLLETNSFLDNTIDTAWLDALIAERVQSDKPDIILGVVCGALHIADRKVTDAFASFKGSMEKGQIQAANTLTNVIDVELIAEGVRYKVQAAKSGPNTYFLVMNGSFKEVEVHRLSDGGMLLSLEGSSYTTYMKEEVDRYRIVIGNQTCVFEKENDPSLLRSPSAGKVISLLLEDGAHVSKGQAYAEIEVMKMVMTLKANEAGTVTFVRRPGAVLDAGTLIGHLELDDPSLVTKAQPYKNTWPIIENVQIPEKLNRIHSSYKTVLENTLAGYCLPDPYNAPRLREIIEKFMLSLRDPSLPLLELQEVIASISGRIPLSVEKKIRKLMQLYERNITSVLAQFPSQSIASVIDSHAATLQKRADRDVFFLTTQGIVQLVQRYRNGIRGRMKAAVHELLKQYYAVESQFQHGHYDKCVAAIREKHKDDMDVVVGTIFSHSQVAKKNLLVTLLIDHLWANEPGLTDELAATLGELTSLNRAEHSRVALRARQVLIASHQPAYELRHNQMESIFLSAVDMYGHDFHPENLQRLIQSETSIFDILHDFFYHSNRAVCNAALEVYVRRAYTSYELTCLQHLELSGEVPLVHFQFLLPTAHPNRYKYVFYGFILTRNQIYDFHVWLFYFSSEGNDTDAIPDSFMRTGCMAAFDSFEHFNQYSDEILDLLEDYASPVFVNAKVLEAVEGADSDRRMSTSINVSISDQVNRVMENENAAPRPSEAIHILSIAVRDMGDMDDHQMEQVFGSFCNQHREELLSRRVRRITFAALKKRQFPKFFTYRARDQFEEDRIYRHLEPACAFQLELNRMKTYDLEALPTANQKMHLYLGRAKVPKGQEVTDFRFFIRSIIRHSDLITKEASFEYLQNEGERVLLEAMDELEVAFSHPQAKRTDCNHIFLNFVPTVIMDPAKIEESVSKMVYRYGPRLWKLRVLQAELKMVIRQTPQSPTTSVRLCIANDSGYFLDIAMYTEVTDPETHVIKFQAYGNRQGALHGLPISSPYMTKDFLQQKRFQAQSNGTTYVYDIPDMFRQMTERLWKEFSKARPTEDIRIPEKILLECNELVLNGDNLEEIQRLPGENNVGMVAWRIVLATPEFAKGREIIVIANDLTYLIGSFGPQEDLLFFKASELSRQRKCPRVYISVNSGARIGLAEEVKSLFKVAWEDPEEPEKGFKYLYLTTEDYSKIANSNSVRAILIEDEGEPRYKITDIIGKTDGLGVENLRYAGMIAGETSRAYEDVVTISMVTCRTIGIGSYLVRLGQRVIQIDNSHIILTGFAALNKLLGRKVYASNNQLGGIQIMHNNGVTHKTEALDQDGVYTILHWLSYIPNERGGILPIVSPSDPIDRMIDFTPTKAPYDPRWMLAGRYNPSNPSDWETGFFDRGTFSEIMEPWAQTVVTGRAKLGGIPVGVIAVETRTVEVTIPADPANLDSEAKTFQQAGQVWFPDSSFKTAQAIKDFGREELPLIILANWRGFSGGQKDMYEQIVKFGAYIVDGLREYKQPVIVYLPPNAELRGGAWAVLDPTINPRYMETYADPESRAGVLEPEGIVEVKYKEKDIVKTIQRLDPAAMDLKNQLAAAGENKELVAELENKIKTRTNALLQNYHPVAVHFADLHDTPERMLEKGCISEIVPWRNSRNWIYWRLRRLLLEEHFIKQIFEAQDDLSVGQAKSMLRRWFVEDKGATEAYLWETNESAVEWLENQKRTDSTVSRNIYSVKRSAIISRIRQSLNDFPEATLDAVVGLCEKLSPAQRGEVVKTLAQLTDNDHTSLG, from the exons ATGTTGAAGAGAAGAGCGAGCAAACGATTCGTGCTGGCAGAAACCGGTGAGGAAAGCTCCTGGAACACGACCGCAGATAATGACCAGATGGCAACGCCACAGCAAGCACCACCGGTGATCAACCTGGAGACGGCCGTCCCGAGCGGCAGCACCAgcgccagcagcagcttcAGTGAGGACAACGGGGTCAACATGTTGGCCGGTGCTGGTAACGATGGGCTAAAGGTGCCACTTACCAACAATCTCCATCTGTCCGTGTCCGGGGGTTTAAA gCCTAGTATGTCCCATGGTACGGGACTAGGACTGCAGCGTGGTCAGGAACGTGACTTTGTTCTATCAACGACGGAGGAGtttgtgaagaaattcaacGGTACGCGGGTCATCAACAAG GTACTCATCGCAAACAATGGTATCGCGGCGGTCAAGTGCATGCGATCGATCCGTCGCTGGTCGTACGAGATGTTTAAGAATGAGCGCGCGGTAAGGTTTGTGGTGATGGTCACGCCGGAAGATCTGAAGGCAAACGCGGAGTACATAAAGATGGCGGACCATTACGTACCCGTACCGGGTGGatcgaacaacaacaactacgcAAACGTGGAACTGATCGTGGACATTGCACTACGGACACAGGTGCAGGCCGTGTGGGCTGGTTGGGGTCACGCTTCGGAAAATCCCAAACTTCCGGAGCTGCTGCACAAGAAGTCACTGGTGTTTCTAGGCCCACCGGAACGTGCCATGTGGGCACTCGGTGATAAGGTCGCATCCTCGATCGTAGCGCAAACGGCCGAAATCCCTACGCTGCCTTGGTCCGGCTCGGAATTGAAAGCCCAGTACAGTggaaaaaagatcaaaatttCCAGCGAACTGTTTGCACGTGGTTGCGTGACCACATCCGATCAAGGACTAATTGCGGCAGGCAAGATTGGTTTCCCGGTCATGATCAAAGCATCCGAAGGTGGTGGCGGCAAAGGCATTCGGCGCGTGGACAGTCCGGACGAGTTTCCGGCATTGTTCCGTCAGGTGCAGGCGGAAGTGCCCGGTTCTCCCATATTCGTGATGAAGTTGGCACGCGGTGCCCGCCATCTGGAGGTACAACTGCTTGCAGATCAGTACGGCAATGCAATCAGTTTGTTCGGACGCGACTGTTCCATTCAGCGGCGGCATCAAAAGATCATCGAAGAAGCACCGGCCGTCATTGCCGATCCGGCCGTGTTTGAGGAAATGGAGAAAGCAGCCGTACGGTTGGCAAAAATGGTCGGCTACGTGAGCGCTGGTACGGTGGAGTATCTGTACGATTCGGAGGGTAAATATTTCTTCCTCGAGTTGAATCCTCGTTTGCAGGTGGAGCATCCGTGTACGGAGATGGTGGCAGATGTGAATCTGCCTGCATGTCAGCTGCAGATCGGCATGGGTATACCGCTCTATCGTATCAAAGATATCCGCCTGCTGTACGGTGAAAACCCGTGGGGCAGTACGGTGATAGACTTTGACAATCCGACCCAAAAGCCACGCCCCTGGGGCCATGTCATAGCGGCTCGTATCACATCAGAAAATCCGGACGAAGGTTTCAAACCCAGCTCGGGCACAGTGCAAGAGCTGAACTTCCGCTCAAGTAAAAACGTATGGGGCTACTTTAGTGTGGCAGCGTCGGGCGGTTTGCATGAGTTTGCCGACTCGCAGTTTGGACATTGCTTTTCCTGGGGCGAAAATCGTCAGCAGGCTCGCGAAAATCTCGTCATTGCGCTGAAGGAACTCTCGATTCGAGGTGACTTCCGGACGACGGTTGAGTACCTGATCACGCTGCTAGAAACGAACAGTTTTCTGGACAACACAATCGACACGGCCTGGTTAGATGCGCTCATCGCCGAACGTGTCCAATCGGACAAACCAGATATTATACTCGGCGTGGTGTGCGGTGCGCTGCACATTGCCGACCGTAAGGTGACGGACGCGTTTGCGAGTTTCAAAGGTTCGATGGAAAAGGGCCAAATTCAGGCGGCGAACACGCTTACGAATGTGATCGATGTGGAGCTAATTGCGGAGGGCGTCCGTTACAAGGTGCAGGCCGCTAAGAGTGGCCCGAACACCTACTTCCTCGTTATGAACGGGTCCTTTAAGGAGGTGGAAGTTCATCGACTGTCGGACGGCGGTATGCTACTGTCGCTGGAAGGTTCCAGCTACACAACGTATATGAAGGAAGAAGTCGACCGATATCGTATCGTGATCGGCAATCAGACCTGCGTGTTCGAGAAGGAAAATGATCCCTCTTTGTTGCGATCTCCTTCAGCGGGCAAAGTCATCAGTTTGTTGCTAGAGGATGGAGCACACGTTTCAAAGGGTCAAGCGTATGCGGAAATCGAAGTAATGAAGATGGTCATGACGTTAAAGGCGAATGAGGCTGGCACTGTAACGTTTGTGCGTCGTCCCGGTGCCGTGCTCGATGCGGGCACCTTAATTGGTCATCTCGAGCTGGATGATCCGTCACTGGTCACGAAAGCGCAACCGTACAAAAATACCTGGCCCATCATCGAAAATGTACAGATACCGGAAAAGCTTAATCGTATTCATTCGAGCTACAAGACAGTTTTGGAAAACACCCTGGCCGGTTACTGTCTACCGGACCCGTACAATGCGCCCCGTCTGCGTGAAATAATCGAAAAGTTTATGCTAAGCTTGCGAGATCCATCACTGCCATTGCTTGAGCTGCAGGAGGTGATTGCTTCCATCTCGGGTCGCATTCCTCTATCGGTGGAAAAGAAGATCCGCAAGCTGATGCAGCTGTACGAGCGTAACATTACCAGCGTGCTGGCACAGTTTCCCTCGCAGAGTATTGCAAGCGTCATCGATAGTCATGCGGCAACGCTGCAGAAGCGTGCCGATCGTGATGTGTTCTTCCTGACTACGCAGGGCATCGTGCAGTTGGTGCAGCGCTACCGCAACGGCATCCGTGGCCGGATGAAGGCGGCAGTACATGAGCTACTCAAGCAATATTATGCCGTCGAATCGCAGTTCCAGCATGGTCATTATGACAAGTGCGTTGCGGCTATACGTGAAAAGCACAAGGACGATATGGATGTGGTAGTAGGGACAATCTTTTCGCACAGCCAAGTTGCGAAGAAGAACCTTCTGGTGACGTTACTGATCGATCATTTGTGGGCAAATGAACCGGGTCTAACGGACGAGCTGGCGGCTACGCTCGGTGAGCTGACATCGTTAAACCGGGCAGAACACTCTCGAGTGGCGCTTCGTGCCCGGCAGGTGTTGATCGCTTCCCACCAGCCAGCGTACGAGCTGCGGCACAATCAGATGGAGTCTATCTTCCTCTCGGCGGTCGATATGTACGGGCATGATTTCCATCCGGAGAATTTGCAACGGTTGATCCAGTCGGAAACGTCCATCTTTGATATCCTGCACGACTTCTTCTACCACTCGAATCGTGCTGTGTGTAATGCAGCACTGGAGGTATACGTGCGTCGTGCTTACACCTCATACGAGTTGACCTGCCTGCAGCATCTGGAGCTATCTGGAGAGGTACCGCTAGTGCACTTCCAATTTTTACTGCCCACAGCACATCCGAATCGATACAAGTACGTATTTTAcggatttattttaacacgTAACCAAATTTACGACTTTCACGTTtggcttttttatttcagttcGGAAGGAAACGATACCGATGCTATTCCGGATTCATTTATGCGCACCGGCTGTATGGCAGCGTTTGATTCGTTCGAACACTTCAATCAATATTCGGATGAAATTTTGGATCTTCTCGAGGACTATGCGTCACCCGTGTTCGTTAATGCGAAAGTGCTGGAAGCTGTCGAGGGAGCCGATTCGGACCGTCGAATGAGCACGTCGATCAACGTATCAATTTCCGATCAGGTCAATCGCGTGATGGAGAACGAAAACGCAGCAC CCCGACCATCGGAAGCGATCCATATATTGAGCATTGCGGTACGAGACATGGGCGACATGGACGATCATCAGATGGAGCAAGTATTTGGCTCATTTTGCAATCAACATCGCGAGGAGCTGCTGAGTCGTCGCGTGAGACGAATTACTTTTGCTGCGTTGAAAAA ACGACAGTTCCCCAAATTTTTCACGTACCGTGCGCGGGACCAATTCGAGGAGGATCGTATTTATCGGCATCTCGAACCAGCTTGTGCCTTCCAGCTGGAGTTAAATCGAATGAAAACGTACGATCTGGAAGCACTGCCAACGGCAAACCAAAAGATGCATCTTTACCTCGGCCGAGCCAAGGTGCCGAAGGGTCAGGAAGTGACGGATTTCCGCTTTTTCATCCGTTCCATCATTCGCCATTCGGATCTGATAACGAAGGAAGCCTCGTTCGAATATCTGCAGAATGAAGGCGAACGGGTACTGCTGGAAGCGATGGACGAGCTGGAAGTAGCGTTCTCTCATCCGCAGGCCAAGCGCACCGATTGTAACCACATCTTCCTCAATTTCGTACCGACCGTCATTATGGATCCGGCAAAGATTGAAGAATCCGTCTCCAAGATGGTGTACCGATACGGGCCGCGGCTTTGGAAGCTGCGTGTGCTGCAAGCGGAGCTAAAGATGGTCATTCGGCAAACGCCACAGTCGCCTACCACCTCGGTGCGGCTCTGTATTGCGAACGATTCGGGCTATTTCCTCGACATCGCCATGTACACCGAAGTGACCGATCCGGAAACGCACGTCATCAAATTCCAAGCCTATGGTAATCGGCAGGGTGCACTGCACGGGCTGCCAATATCGTCTCCGTATATGACCAAAGATTTCCTGCAGCAGAAGCGCTTCCAGGCGCAATCGAATGGGACAACGTACGTGTACGACATACCGGACATGTTCCGGCAGATGACGGAGCGACTGTGGAAGGAGTTTTCCAAAGCGAGACCGACGGAGGACATCCGTATTCCGGAGAAGATTCTGCTGGAGTGTAACGAACTAGTGCTGAACGGCGATAACCTGGAGGAGATCCAACGTCTGCCAGGCGAGAACAACGTCGGTATGGTGGCGTGGCGCATCGTGCTGGCCACTCCGGAGTTTGCAAAAGGCCGTGAAATTATCGTGATTGCCAATGATCTGACCTACCTGATCGGTTCCTTCGGACCGCAGGAGGATCTGTTGTTCTTCAAGGCGTCAGAACTATCGCGACAGCGCAAATGTCCACGCGTTTACATCTCGGTAAACAGTGGTGCACGTATTGGGCTGGCGGAGGAAGTGAAATCACTGTTCAAGGTCGCTTGGGAAGATCCCGAAGAACCGGAGAAGGGCTTCAAGTATCTTTACCTCACCACGGAAGATTACAGCAAAATAGCGAACAGCAACTCGGTGCGCGCAATACTGATCGAGGATGAGGGAGAACCACGGTATAAGATAACCGATATTATTGGCAAAACAGATGGGCTCGGTGTTGAGAATCTCCGATACGCCGGTATGATCGCCGGTGAGACGTCACGTGCGTACGAAGATGTCGTCACAATCTCGATGGTCACATGTCGCACGATCGGCATTGGGTCGTACCTTGTTCGGCTGGGACAACGTGTCATTCAGATTGACAATTCGCACATTATTCTAACAGGCTTTGCTGCACTGAATAAGCTGCTGGGACGGAAAGTGTACGCCTCCAATAATCAGCTCGGTGGTATTCAGATTATGCACAACAACGGAGTGACCCACAAAACCGAAGCACTCGATCAGGATGGTGTATATACGATTCTGCACTGGCTGTCGTACATTCCGAATGAACGTGGCGGTATCCTGCCGATCGTGTCGCCAAGTGATCCGATCGATCGAATGATCGACTTTACGCCCACCAAGGCACCGTACGATCCGCGCTGGATGTTGGCGGGCCGTTACAACCCATCCAATCCATCCGACTGGGAGACGGGTTTCTTCGATCGGGGCACGTTTTCCGAAATAATGGAACCGTGGGCACAGACAGTCGTGACTGGACGTGCCAAGCTGGGTGGTATCCCTGTGGGTGTAATTGCGGTTGAGACGCGAACTGTCGAGGTAACCATACCGGCCGATCCGGCCAATCTGGATTCGGAAGCGAAAACATTCCAGCAGGCAGGACAGGTGTGGTTCCCGGATTCGTCCTTCAAGACGGCACAGGCGATCAAGGACTTTGGGCGGGAGGAACTTCCACTCATTATCCTTGCCAATTGGCGTGGTTTCTCCGGTGGGCAGAAAG ATATGTACGAACAAATTGTAAAGTTCGGCGCCTACATTGTGGATGGATTGCGCGAGTACAAGCAGCCAGTTATTGTCTACCTCCCACCGAATGCCGAGTTGCGTGGTGGCGCTTGGGCCGTGCTGGATCCTACCATCAATCCACGCTACATGGAAACTTATGCCGATCCGGAGTCGCGCGCTGGTGTACTCGAACCGGAGGGTATAGTCGAGGTGAAATACAAAGAGAAGGATATCGTGAAAACAATTCAACGTCTTGATCCAGCTGCGATGGAT CTTAAAAATCAACTGGCTGCCGCGGGTGAGAACAAGGAGCTGGTTGCGgagttggaaaacaaaattaaaacccGAACGAATGCTCTGCTGCAAAACTATCATCCGGTGGCGGTACACTTTGCTGATCTGCACGACACACCTGAACGAATGCTGGAAAAGGGTTGCATTAGTGAAATTGTACCGTGGCGTAATTCGCGCAATTGGATCTACTGGCGGCTGCGGCGTTTGCTGCTGGAAGAGCATTTTATTAAACAGATTTTCGAAGCACAAGATGATCTGTCGGTTGGTCAGGCGAAATCGATGCTGCGCAGATGGTTCGTGGAGGACAAGGGAGCTACGGAG GCATACCTATGGGAGACAAATGAGTCGGCAGttgaatggttggaaaatcaaAAACGCACCGATTCGACCGTTTCCCGCAATATTTACTCAGTTAAAAGAAGCGCAATAATCTCACGGATTCGTCAGTCGTTAAAT GACTTTCCGGAGGCCACACTAGACGCAGTTGTTGGGCTCTGCGAGAAACTGTCGCCGGCACAACGTGGCGAGGTGGTGAAAACGCTTGCCCAGCTTACCGATAACGATCACACAAGTCTCGGATGA